Genomic segment of Bacteroides stercoris ATCC 43183:
TCCGGCTAAGACCATATTCAATCCGCTGTTTTTGTATGGAGCATCAGGTGTGGGAAAAACTCACCTTGCCAATGCCATCGGTACAAAAATCAAGGAATTATATCCGGAGAAACGCGTATTGTACGTATCTGCGCATTTATTCCAAGTACAATACACCGACTCTGTACGTAACAATACGACCAACGATTTCATCAACTTCTACCAGACTATTGACATATTGATTATTGACGATATTCAGGAATTTGCAGGCGTTACCAAAACGCAGAACACATTCTTCCATATCTTCAACCACCTGCATCAAAACGGCAAACAGCTTATTCTCACTTCAGACCGAGCTCCCGTACTGCTTCAAGGTATGGAAGAACGCTTGATTACACGTTTCAAATGGGGAATGGTGGCGGAACTGGAAAAGCCCACGGTAGAATTGCGCAAAAATATCCTGCGCAATAAGATACATCGTGACGGTTTACAATTCCCGCCGGAAGTAATTGATTATATAGCAGAGAATGTAGGTAACAGCGTGCGCGACCTGGAAGGCATTGTCATCTCCATTATGGCCCATTCTACGATATACAACAAGGAAATCGACCTGGAGTTGGCACAACGCATCGTACGCAAAGTCGTGAACTGCGAAAGCAAAGCCATAACCATTGACGACATCATCACCACCGTATGCAAACATTTTGGTTTGGAAAATGCCGCCATACATACAAAATCGCGTAAACGCGAAGTGGTGCAAGCCCGTCAGATAGCCATGTATTTAGCCAAAAAACATACAGATTTCTCTACAGCCAAGATAGGTACGCTAATCGGAAATAAAGACCATGCCACCGTACTGCATGCCTGCAAAACAATCAAGCAACTGAAAGAGGTGGACAAATCATTCCGCGCTGAAATCGAAGAAATTCAGACCGCCTTGAAAAAAGTATAAGGTACGGAATAAAAGTATAAGGTATGAGGTATAAAGTCATCATGCAAAAAACTGCATGGATACGCTTTATACCTCATACGTTATACTCAAATTAAAATCCCTGTTGTTTCATTACTTTCCAAAGGTTCTCGGACATAGCCTCGCTGTCTTTCTTTGTATAGCGTACATCCGTAAAGACCTGAGCCAATGTCTCTTTATTATTTTCTGCGATAAACTGTTTATTCTCAGGCAAAGACTCCTTATAGGCATACAGACGGTCGATATCCTCAGGAGTATAATCATGATAAGTTTCTTCATGGACAATGGCTTCCAAAGGCAGGCGGTCTACCTGTGCAGGAGTCTCTGCCGGCCAGCCTACGGTAACGGTAGTGATAGGGAAGACCAATTCGGGCAACTCCAATGCCTCAATAATCATTTGGGGGTTGTAGGTGGTAGTACCCAGATAGCAGATGCCCAAACCTTTTTCTTCGGCTGCCACACAGAATGTTTGCGCAACCAACAAAGCATCCACAGCTCCGGTAACAAACCATTCAAAATTGTTATATCCCGGTTCTGCCTTCCGCTGCTCGCACCATTTGCTAAAACGGCGCAAGTCGATGCAAAAAGTAAGAACTGCCGGCGCCGTCTTCACCATAGGCTGATTGAAATGCGCCGGTGCCAACCTGGCTTTCCGGTCAGCGTCACGGGTTACAATTACGCTATACACCTGCATGTTTCCAACCGTAGAAGCACGGAAAGAGGTTTCAAGCAAATCATTTAACAAATCAGAAGAAATATCTTTCTGCTGATACTTACGGATTGTTCTCCTTTGTTTTAGACTTTCCATTCTTTCTTTTTTCTGCAAATATATGAAAAGAAACACAGAATATCATCCAATAGTTTAGAATATGTGCAGGCATGTTTTCTAAAAAGGACAAACTACCCGAACTGTATTCGTTATGGAATTTTCTTTTTAGAAAACTTTTTGTTAATTTACAAAAAGCCATTTTATTATAAACCAACAAATTAACCGATTAAAACTGAAAACTAACAACCGGTTAATAAAAACATCAATTTTTATTTTGCCATAACAAAAAACATTCATAGATTTGCAGCCACATTTGTTAGCAATAAGTACAACTTCTACACTTTTACTTATTCATAATTAAATCTAAGAGTTATCGCATCGTGGAAAAGAAAGTTTATTCTTATGACGAAGCCTACGAAGAATCTTTACGATACTTCCAAGGCGACGAACTGGCTGCAAGGGTTTGGGTGAACAAATACGCAGTCAAAGATTCTTTCGGAAATATTTACGAAAAATCTCCGGAAGACATGCATTGGAGAATAGCCAATGAAGTAGCCCGCATCGAAGCCAAGTACCCCAACGCACTGACTTCCGAAGAACTCTTCGGCTTGTTGGACCACTTCAAATACATCGTTCCGCAAGGCAGCCCGATGACCGGAATCGGAAACAACTACCAGGTAGCTTCCCTTTCCAACTGTTTTGTGATAGGTGTGGATGGCGAGGCCGACTCATACGGTGCAATCTTCAAGATTGATGAAGAGCAGGTACAACTGATGAAACGCCGCGGCGGTGTAGGACACGACTTGTCACACATCCGCCCGAAAGGTTCTCCGGTAAAAAATTCCGCCCTGACATCAACCGGACTGGTTCCCTTCATGGAACGCTACTCCAACTCCACCCGTGAAGTGGCCCAAGACGGCCGCCGGGGTGCGCTGATGTTAAGCGTATCCATCAAGCATCCGGATTCGGAAGCCTTTATAGATGCAAAAATGACAGAAGGTAAAGTTACGGGGGCCAATGTATCCGTCAAGCTGACCGACGCATTTATGCAGGCAGCCATCGACGGCAAGCCATTCGTACAGCAATATCCCATTGACGCGGACGAACCTCTGTTCAAGA
This window contains:
- the dnaA gene encoding chromosomal replication initiator protein DnaA; this encodes MSGQDHVGLWNRCLEIIRDNVPEQTYKTWFLPIVPLKYEDKTLVVQVPSQFFYEFLEDKFVDLLRKTLYKVIGEGTKLMYNVMVDKSSRPEKTVNYESTHRTIMPQKQTIDKAIPQIPVPDLDPHLNPEYNFDTFIEGYSNKLSRSVAEAVALNPAKTIFNPLFLYGASGVGKTHLANAIGTKIKELYPEKRVLYVSAHLFQVQYTDSVRNNTTNDFINFYQTIDILIIDDIQEFAGVTKTQNTFFHIFNHLHQNGKQLILTSDRAPVLLQGMEERLITRFKWGMVAELEKPTVELRKNILRNKIHRDGLQFPPEVIDYIAENVGNSVRDLEGIVISIMAHSTIYNKEIDLELAQRIVRKVVNCESKAITIDDIITTVCKHFGLENAAIHTKSRKREVVQARQIAMYLAKKHTDFSTAKIGTLIGNKDHATVLHACKTIKQLKEVDKSFRAEIEEIQTALKKV
- a CDS encoding NADPH-dependent oxidoreductase, translated to MESLKQRRTIRKYQQKDISSDLLNDLLETSFRASTVGNMQVYSVIVTRDADRKARLAPAHFNQPMVKTAPAVLTFCIDLRRFSKWCEQRKAEPGYNNFEWFVTGAVDALLVAQTFCVAAEEKGLGICYLGTTTYNPQMIIEALELPELVFPITTVTVGWPAETPAQVDRLPLEAIVHEETYHDYTPEDIDRLYAYKESLPENKQFIAENNKETLAQVFTDVRYTKKDSEAMSENLWKVMKQQGF